In one window of Brenneria goodwinii DNA:
- the pepP gene encoding Xaa-Pro aminopeptidase, whose product MNQQEFLRRRQTLLEKMAPASAAIFFAAPEAARNADSDYPYRQNSDFWYFTGFNEPEAVLLLIKSDEKHHHSVIFNRVRDLTAEIWFGRRLGQEAAPAALGVDRALPFDDINSQLSVLLNGLDVVYHAQGQYVYADKLVFSALETLRMGTRQGFIAPPTLTDWRPWVHEMRLFKSPVEIDIMRRAGEITALAHTRAMQTCRPGMFEYQLEGEIHHEFTRHGARYPSYNTIVGSGENGCILHYTENETQMRDGDLVLIDAGCEYQGYAGDITRTFPVNGKFTAPQRAIYDIVLSSQLRALEMFAPGVSIREVNEEVVRIMVAGLIKLGIMKGEVEPLIAEQAHRQFFMHGLGHWLGLDVHDVGDYGSTDRGRPLEPGMVVTVEPGLYIAPDANVPQQYRGIGIRIEDDILITENGNENLTAGVVKDADAIEALMAQTAG is encoded by the coding sequence ATGAATCAACAAGAATTCCTTCGCCGTCGTCAGACACTGCTGGAGAAAATGGCTCCTGCCAGTGCCGCGATTTTTTTTGCGGCCCCCGAAGCCGCGCGCAACGCCGACAGCGATTATCCCTATCGGCAAAACAGCGATTTCTGGTATTTCACCGGGTTTAACGAGCCTGAAGCCGTACTGCTGTTGATTAAAAGCGATGAAAAACATCATCATAGCGTAATATTCAACCGGGTTCGCGACCTGACGGCCGAAATCTGGTTTGGCCGGCGTCTTGGTCAGGAAGCCGCGCCCGCCGCGTTGGGCGTCGATCGCGCGCTGCCTTTCGACGACATCAACTCCCAGTTATCTGTCCTGCTGAACGGCCTGGATGTGGTCTATCACGCGCAAGGGCAATACGTCTATGCCGATAAGCTGGTGTTCTCTGCGCTGGAAACGCTGCGTATGGGAACACGTCAGGGTTTCATCGCCCCGCCGACGCTGACGGACTGGCGCCCGTGGGTGCATGAAATGCGCTTATTCAAATCGCCGGTGGAAATCGATATCATGCGCCGCGCCGGCGAGATCACTGCGTTGGCGCACACACGGGCGATGCAGACCTGCCGTCCCGGCATGTTCGAATATCAGCTCGAAGGGGAAATTCATCACGAGTTCACCCGTCACGGCGCGCGTTACCCCTCTTACAACACCATCGTCGGCAGCGGTGAAAACGGCTGTATTCTGCACTACACCGAAAATGAAACCCAAATGCGCGACGGCGATTTGGTGCTGATCGACGCGGGCTGCGAATATCAGGGGTATGCCGGCGATATCACCCGGACTTTCCCGGTCAACGGCAAATTCACCGCCCCGCAGCGCGCAATCTATGACATCGTACTGAGCTCCCAGCTCCGGGCATTGGAGATGTTTGCGCCAGGCGTCAGCATCCGTGAAGTCAATGAGGAAGTGGTGCGCATTATGGTCGCCGGACTGATTAAGCTGGGGATCATGAAAGGTGAAGTGGAGCCGTTGATCGCGGAACAGGCGCATCGTCAGTTCTTTATGCATGGCCTGGGCCACTGGCTTGGGCTGGACGTACACGACGTCGGCGACTATGGCTCAACCGATCGCGGCCGCCCGCTCGAACCGGGCATGGTGGTCACGGTAGAACCCGGTTTGTATATTGCTCCCGACGCCAACGTCCCTCAACAATATCGCGGGATCGGCATTCGTATTGAAGATGACATTCTGATCACGGAAAACGGCAACGAAAATCTGACGGCGGGCGTAGTAAAAGACGCCGACGCCATTGAAGCCTTGATGGCGCAAACTGCCGGATAA
- the ubiH gene encoding 2-octaprenyl-6-methoxyphenyl hydroxylase, with translation MTIMIVGGGMAGATLALAIATLSQGKVPVELIEAKSPRDRRHPGFDARAIALSEGTSQQLENIGIWQALAGCATPITHIHVSDRGHAGFVNLRASDYCVPALGHVVELHEAGQRLFSLLQKAPGIRLHCPAKVVSVTRTQNDATLTLDSGAKLTGQLLVAADGSLSSLAQSCGIRWQQQDYDQIAVIANVTTSQPHQGRAFERFTPHGPLALLPMSKGRNALVWCHAQDQQDRVDSWSEAEFRRQLQLAFGWRLGAFTHIGERRSYPLRLLTADRHIHHRLALVGNAAQTLHPIAGQGFNLGLRDVMSLAETIVNAANSQQDPGSYAILSRYQQRRQPDQQATVAITDGLVRLFANRYTALEIGRNLGLMTMNNLPLMRDTFARRTLGWVER, from the coding sequence ATGACGATAATGATTGTCGGCGGCGGCATGGCCGGCGCGACGCTGGCGCTGGCGATAGCAACGCTTTCACAAGGGAAAGTGCCGGTCGAGCTGATTGAAGCAAAATCGCCGCGCGATCGTCGGCATCCGGGATTTGATGCGCGGGCGATCGCCTTGTCGGAAGGAACCAGCCAGCAGTTGGAAAACATTGGTATCTGGCAGGCGCTGGCAGGCTGCGCAACCCCGATAACCCATATCCATGTCAGCGACCGCGGTCACGCCGGTTTTGTTAATCTTCGCGCATCGGACTATTGCGTGCCGGCGCTGGGTCATGTGGTTGAACTGCATGAAGCCGGGCAACGGCTATTCTCGTTGCTGCAAAAAGCGCCCGGCATTCGTCTGCACTGCCCGGCTAAAGTGGTCTCCGTTACCCGAACACAGAACGACGCCACGCTGACGCTGGATAGCGGCGCGAAACTGACGGGGCAGTTGCTGGTGGCCGCCGACGGTTCTCTTTCCAGCCTGGCGCAATCCTGCGGTATCCGCTGGCAGCAGCAGGATTACGATCAGATCGCCGTTATCGCCAACGTCACCACATCGCAGCCGCATCAGGGCCGGGCGTTCGAGCGCTTTACGCCGCACGGGCCGCTGGCGCTGCTGCCGATGAGCAAGGGGCGAAACGCGCTGGTCTGGTGTCATGCGCAAGATCAACAGGATCGCGTCGATAGCTGGAGCGAGGCCGAATTCCGCCGGCAGCTACAGCTGGCGTTCGGCTGGCGTCTGGGCGCCTTTACCCATATTGGCGAGCGCCGCAGTTATCCCTTGCGCTTACTGACGGCCGATCGGCACATCCATCACCGGCTGGCGCTGGTGGGAAATGCGGCCCAGACGCTGCATCCGATTGCCGGACAAGGCTTCAATCTGGGGCTGCGCGATGTGATGTCGCTGGCGGAAACCATCGTCAATGCGGCGAACAGCCAGCAGGATCCGGGCAGCTATGCGATACTCAGCCGTTACCAACAGCGCCGTCAGCCCGATCAGCAGGCTACCGTGGCGATCACCGACGGCCTGGTCAGGTTGTTCGCCAACCGCTATACCGCATTAGAGATTGGCCGCAATCTGGGCTTGATGACCATGAATAATCTGCCGCTGATGCGCGATACGTTTGCCCGCCGCACGTTAGGCTGGGTGGAACGTTAA
- the ubiI gene encoding FAD-dependent 2-octaprenylphenol hydroxylase, which translates to MQSFDVVIAGGGMVGLALACGLQGSGLRIAVLEQRPTESRPPDAEYALRVSAINAASECLLRHLGVWESLTAQRVSPYNEMQVWDKDSFGKISFSGEEFGFAHLGHIIENPVIQQALWQRASQLSDITLLAPAALKQVAWGENEAFITLQDGGMLTARLVVGADGAHSWLRQHADIPLTFWDYGHHALVATIRTESPHQSVARQVFHGDGILAFLPLGDPHLCSIVWSLPPNQAQAMLTLPAGEFNRRLAVAFDTRLGRCELESERQLFPLMGRYARSFAGHRLVLIGDAAHTIHPLAGQGVNLGFMDVAELIAELKRLQSQGKDIGQHLYLRRYERKRKHSAAVMLASMQGFRELFDGNNPAKKLLRDVGLLLADNLPGVKPTLVRQAMGLNDLPEWLDEHH; encoded by the coding sequence ATGCAATCATTCGATGTGGTTATTGCCGGCGGCGGTATGGTCGGTTTGGCGTTGGCCTGCGGCTTACAGGGCAGCGGCCTGCGTATCGCCGTATTGGAACAGCGGCCGACGGAATCCCGCCCGCCTGACGCCGAATATGCCCTGCGGGTATCGGCCATCAACGCCGCCAGCGAATGTCTGCTCCGCCATCTGGGCGTATGGGAAAGCCTGACGGCGCAGCGCGTCAGTCCTTACAATGAGATGCAGGTCTGGGATAAAGACAGCTTCGGCAAAATCAGCTTTAGCGGTGAAGAGTTCGGTTTCGCCCATCTGGGCCACATTATTGAAAACCCGGTAATACAACAGGCTCTGTGGCAACGGGCCTCGCAACTGAGCGATATTACCCTGCTGGCGCCTGCCGCGTTAAAGCAGGTCGCCTGGGGGGAAAACGAAGCCTTTATCACCCTGCAGGATGGCGGCATGTTAACCGCACGGCTGGTCGTCGGGGCGGACGGCGCGCACTCCTGGCTGCGCCAGCATGCCGATATCCCCCTCACCTTCTGGGATTACGGTCATCATGCGCTGGTCGCCACCATTCGAACGGAATCGCCGCATCAGTCGGTTGCGCGCCAGGTCTTTCACGGCGACGGCATTCTCGCTTTTCTGCCGCTCGGCGATCCGCACCTCTGTTCGATCGTCTGGTCGCTGCCGCCTAATCAGGCGCAGGCCATGCTGACATTGCCCGCCGGTGAATTTAACCGGCGGTTGGCCGTCGCGTTCGATACCCGGCTGGGGCGGTGTGAACTGGAAAGCGAACGGCAACTTTTCCCATTGATGGGCCGTTATGCCCGCAGCTTTGCCGGCCATCGTCTGGTGCTGATCGGCGATGCCGCCCATACCATCCACCCGCTGGCGGGTCAGGGCGTCAATCTTGGTTTTATGGATGTGGCGGAATTGATTGCCGAGTTGAAACGCCTGCAGTCGCAGGGCAAGGATATCGGTCAGCATCTCTACCTGCGGCGTTATGAGCGTAAGCGTAAACACAGCGCCGCCGTTATGCTCGCCAGTATGCAAGGATTCCGTGAACTGTTCGACGGCAATAATCCGGCCAAAAAGCTCTTGCGCGATGTGGGTCTGCTGCTGGCGGACAACCTCCCCGGCGTCAAACCGACGCTGGTGCGTCAGGCCATGGGGTTAAACGATCTCCCCGAATGGCTGGATGAACATCACTAA
- a CDS encoding isochorismate lyase — translation MLSPNECRNLQDVREGIDTIDKQIFSLFLQRLEYVYAASQFKPDEASIAAPDRVTAMLDERRRWARKQQANEDFITSLYEHIIYTYIKEQTEFWRKKNNKTA, via the coding sequence ATGCTGAGCCCTAATGAATGCCGCAACCTGCAAGACGTAAGGGAAGGTATTGATACGATAGACAAACAGATCTTCTCGCTTTTTCTCCAACGTCTGGAGTATGTTTATGCCGCCAGCCAATTCAAACCCGACGAAGCCAGTATCGCGGCGCCGGACCGCGTGACGGCGATGCTTGATGAGCGCAGGCGCTGGGCGAGAAAACAGCAGGCTAATGAAGACTTCATTACCTCACTGTATGAACATATTATTTATACCTATATTAAGGAGCAAACTGAATTTTGGCGCAAGAAAAACAATAAAACGGCATAG
- a CDS encoding isochorismate synthase — protein MERSFKHDSFLFSSVFHSLYTEGIFKTITQSATSPAELCRILTHEFEQARLAGITQPIVVGAIPFDTRHPSSLYIPRASHFLSREAFRQKLRKIQRTPLLITERQPLPDKDHFLAMVEKAVKEIRQGTLQKIVLSRTQSIRTEHPIETIALLSTLAEQNPDGYHFRLPLAENRYLFGASPELLLRQEKRTIATTPLAGTIKRDADAQQDRDNRDRLLASDKDRHEHRLVIEDIRQRLSGYCAKLDIPQTPTLLPTPQVWHLASPITGQLKADNAHPLFLACLLHPTPALCGVPMEKARGLISELEPFERGVFGGIVGWSDAEGNGEWVVAIRCGVSQHNAVRLYAGAGIVADSEPAAEWRETEAKMRTMLAALGQ, from the coding sequence ATGGAAAGATCCTTTAAACATGATAGCTTTTTATTCTCCTCGGTGTTTCACAGCCTTTATACCGAAGGTATATTTAAAACCATTACCCAATCCGCGACCAGCCCGGCCGAGCTCTGTCGTATATTAACTCACGAGTTCGAACAGGCGCGCCTTGCCGGTATCACGCAACCGATTGTGGTAGGGGCAATCCCTTTTGATACGCGCCACCCTTCTTCATTATATATTCCGCGCGCCAGCCATTTTTTATCACGAGAGGCATTCCGGCAAAAACTGCGCAAGATACAAAGGACTCCGCTGTTGATCACCGAACGTCAGCCCTTACCGGATAAGGATCATTTTCTCGCTATGGTGGAAAAGGCGGTAAAGGAGATTCGTCAGGGAACGTTGCAAAAAATCGTCTTGTCACGTACGCAGTCAATACGGACCGAACATCCGATCGAAACCATCGCGCTGCTGTCCACGCTGGCCGAGCAAAACCCAGACGGCTATCATTTCCGTTTGCCGCTGGCGGAAAATCGTTATCTGTTCGGCGCCAGTCCTGAACTGTTGCTGCGGCAGGAAAAACGCACAATCGCCACCACCCCGCTGGCGGGCACGATCAAACGCGATGCGGATGCACAGCAAGATAGGGATAATCGCGATCGGTTGCTCGCCTCTGACAAGGATCGGCACGAACATCGTCTGGTTATCGAAGATATTCGCCAGAGACTGTCGGGCTACTGCGCCAAACTCGATATTCCGCAAACGCCCACGTTGCTGCCGACGCCCCAGGTTTGGCATCTGGCTAGTCCGATTACCGGCCAGCTAAAAGCGGACAACGCCCATCCTCTGTTTCTTGCCTGTCTGTTGCACCCCACGCCGGCGCTATGCGGCGTACCAATGGAAAAGGCCCGCGGCCTGATTAGTGAATTGGAGCCATTTGAACGAGGCGTATTTGGCGGCATCGTCGGCTGGAGCGACGCGGAAGGAAACGGGGAATGGGTTGTCGCCATTCGCTGCGGCGTCAGCCAGCATAACGCCGTGCGATTGTACGCCGGGGCCGGGATCGTCGCTGATTCTGAACCCGCGGCCGAATGGCGGGAAACGGAAGCCAAAATGCGCACGATGCTGGCTGCGCTGGGCCAGTAA
- a CDS encoding NADP-dependent oxidoreductase: MSQTDQNNRRIVLAQRPHGAPTHDDFRLEQQPIPEVKEGEVLLRTVFLSLDPYMRGRMSDTPSYAKPVEIDAVMVGSTVCRVVASKHADYHVGDWVLSYSGWQDYAVSDGSGLTHLGTSPAKPSYALGVLGMPGFTAYMGLMDIGQPKAGETLVVAAATGPVGATVGQIAKLKGCRVVGVAGGAEKCRYAVDELGFDVCLDHRAADFADRLKAACPDGIDIYYENVGGKVFDAVLPLLNTSARIPLCGLIANYNATALPDGPDRLPLLMGTILKKRIRMQGFIIFDDYGHRFDEFSKAINPWLAEGKIKYREDVVEGLENAVEAFIGLLQGHNFGKLVVRVGPDA; encoded by the coding sequence ATGTCGCAAACAGATCAGAACAATCGCCGTATTGTGTTGGCGCAACGTCCGCATGGTGCTCCCACGCATGATGATTTCCGCCTGGAGCAACAGCCTATCCCCGAGGTAAAAGAGGGCGAGGTGCTGTTGCGCACGGTCTTCCTTTCGCTCGATCCCTACATGCGTGGTCGTATGAGCGATACGCCATCCTACGCCAAACCGGTCGAGATCGATGCGGTGATGGTCGGGTCAACCGTCTGCAGGGTCGTCGCCTCGAAACATGCGGATTATCACGTAGGGGACTGGGTGCTGTCCTACAGCGGATGGCAGGATTACGCGGTTTCCGATGGCAGCGGGTTAACCCATCTGGGGACATCGCCCGCGAAACCCTCTTATGCGCTTGGCGTGCTAGGCATGCCGGGTTTTACCGCCTATATGGGGCTGATGGATATCGGCCAACCCAAGGCCGGGGAAACGCTGGTCGTCGCGGCGGCGACAGGGCCGGTCGGCGCGACGGTCGGTCAGATCGCCAAACTGAAAGGCTGCCGTGTGGTGGGGGTCGCCGGAGGGGCGGAGAAATGCCGCTATGCGGTTGACGAGCTGGGTTTCGATGTCTGTCTCGATCACCGCGCGGCGGATTTTGCCGACCGGCTTAAGGCCGCCTGCCCCGATGGGATCGATATCTACTACGAAAACGTAGGGGGTAAGGTGTTCGATGCGGTGCTGCCGTTGCTCAATACGTCGGCCCGAATTCCGCTCTGCGGACTGATAGCCAACTACAATGCCACCGCGCTGCCGGATGGGCCGGATCGTCTGCCGCTGCTGATGGGAACTATCCTGAAAAAGCGTATCCGCATGCAGGGCTTCATTATTTTCGATGACTACGGGCACCGCTTCGATGAGTTCAGTAAAGCCATCAACCCATGGCTGGCCGAAGGCAAAATAAAATACCGGGAAGATGTGGTCGAAGGGTTGGAAAACGCCGTAGAGGCGTTTATCGGGCTGCTGCAGGGGCACAATTTCGGCAAACTGGTGGTGCGCGTCGGGCCGGATGCATAA
- a CDS encoding APC family permease: MVMRTVSSSKLSLWQVVIIGIAYMTPMTVFDTFGIVSGITEGRVPLAYLIALIAILLTALSYGRMVRAFPEAGSAYTYTRKTCGNSAGFMVGWSSLLDYMLLPMINSLLAGIYLRSLFPACPPWIWIVGFTALVTFINCRNIKLLANLNFLFVGAPVVLMGVFIFLVIQGVSHQSGSDAVWTLKPLMNGDSSVIPLISGAAVLCFSFLGFDAVTTLSNDSHEPRKTIPRAVFLTALLGGVIFFTAAWFIQLYFPTNAQFKNPSEAMPEIVLYVGGAFFQSIFLVAILINTLASALASHASAARLLHIMGRDGIFPGSFFSYLHPRFGSPVYCVLFVGGLSMSAVFFGLDTAVSLISFGALVAFTAVNFSVIALYAIREKKLTTGKDKLFNLVLPLMGMGTIGFMWINLDKDSMILGLIWAILGIGWLTWSRLTKREVVFSS; this comes from the coding sequence ATGGTGATGAGAACAGTCAGTAGCTCAAAACTCTCCCTCTGGCAGGTCGTTATCATCGGAATTGCGTATATGACCCCCATGACGGTGTTCGATACATTCGGCATCGTTTCCGGCATTACCGAAGGCAGAGTCCCACTGGCGTACCTGATTGCACTGATTGCCATACTGCTCACCGCGCTCAGCTACGGAAGAATGGTGCGGGCATTTCCCGAAGCCGGTTCCGCTTACACCTACACCCGCAAAACCTGCGGCAATAGCGCCGGTTTTATGGTCGGCTGGTCTTCGCTGCTGGACTACATGCTCCTGCCGATGATTAATTCATTGCTGGCCGGCATCTACCTCAGATCGCTATTTCCCGCGTGTCCCCCCTGGATATGGATCGTCGGTTTTACCGCGCTGGTTACTTTTATCAACTGCCGTAATATCAAATTGCTGGCGAACCTGAATTTCCTATTCGTCGGCGCGCCCGTAGTTCTGATGGGCGTGTTCATCTTTCTGGTTATCCAGGGCGTCAGCCATCAATCAGGCAGCGACGCCGTCTGGACGCTGAAACCACTGATGAATGGCGATAGCAGCGTTATTCCCCTTATCAGCGGCGCCGCCGTTCTGTGCTTCTCTTTCCTCGGTTTTGACGCCGTCACCACCTTATCCAATGACAGCCACGAACCGCGCAAAACGATCCCGCGCGCCGTTTTCCTGACCGCCTTGCTGGGGGGAGTGATATTTTTTACCGCCGCCTGGTTTATCCAGCTCTATTTTCCGACCAACGCACAGTTTAAAAACCCATCCGAGGCGATGCCGGAAATTGTGCTTTACGTCGGCGGCGCTTTTTTCCAGTCTATTTTTCTGGTCGCCATTTTGATTAACACGCTGGCTTCCGCACTGGCGTCACACGCCAGCGCCGCACGTCTGCTGCACATCATGGGCCGCGACGGCATTTTCCCCGGCTCCTTTTTCAGCTATCTGCACCCGCGCTTCGGCAGTCCGGTATATTGCGTACTGTTTGTTGGCGGCCTATCGATGAGCGCCGTCTTTTTCGGCCTGGACACGGCAGTATCGCTGATAAGTTTCGGCGCGTTGGTGGCGTTTACCGCGGTGAATTTCTCCGTGATCGCCCTGTATGCCATCAGAGAGAAAAAATTGACCACCGGGAAAGATAAATTATTCAACCTGGTTCTGCCGTTGATGGGGATGGGAACGATCGGTTTCATGTGGATCAATCTGGACAAAGACTCCATGATCCTTGGCCTGATCTGGGCCATTCTCGGCATAGGTTGGCTAACCTGGTCCCGGCTCACCAAAAGGGAAGTGGTCTTTTCATCATGA
- a CDS encoding YagU family protein, whose amino-acid sequence MQLRTTKEKILMAILIGIIAGLVCALAKFGWEIPFPPRTPARDLTNPPQELLQQLGMSFEMSHITYLFNGNARPIMSFIMHFGFSISFSVLYCIIAEFNPKIKLWQGAFYGLVLHIVFHIFLLPLFGTVPAPWDQPFAEHFSELFGHMFCFWLVEIVRRDLRNRITHAPDPEVTAAEATR is encoded by the coding sequence ATGCAGTTACGCACCACTAAAGAAAAAATCCTGATGGCGATACTTATCGGGATAATTGCGGGCCTGGTTTGCGCCCTGGCTAAATTCGGCTGGGAGATACCGTTTCCACCAAGAACGCCCGCGCGTGATTTGACTAATCCGCCGCAGGAATTATTACAGCAGCTTGGTATGTCTTTTGAAATGTCTCACATTACCTACCTGTTTAACGGTAATGCAAGACCAATCATGAGCTTTATCATGCACTTTGGTTTCTCTATCAGCTTTTCCGTGCTTTATTGCATCATCGCCGAATTTAATCCGAAAATTAAACTCTGGCAGGGCGCTTTTTACGGTCTGGTTCTGCACATTGTCTTCCACATTTTCCTGCTGCCGCTGTTTGGCACCGTGCCGGCACCGTGGGATCAACCGTTTGCCGAACACTTCTCCGAACTCTTCGGCCACATGTTCTGCTTCTGGCTGGTGGAAATCGTCCGCCGCGATCTGCGTAACCGCATCACTCATGCGCCGGATCCTGAAGTTACCGCAGCTGAAGCCACCCGTTAA
- a CDS encoding ABC transporter substrate-binding protein: MEKKSSAMWFPSAKLLSVGALSLLFTLTPSAWSAENNEQPVQGGILNVGLGSDTPIIDPHITAYGVTALIARNVVDSLVGQAEDNSFTPWLAERWEINDDNTSYTFYLRKDVTFSDGTKLDAEAVKYNLERILDPKTTSSYAKSLLGPIDNITTSDANTIVIHYSAPFAPLLQGLSLPYLGIQSPTYLKKTPNTSNTVVGSGPFILDSFVKGSGSKLSKRADYHWGPGYAKHTGPAYLDGLTFKYLPEASVRLGALTSGQIQAIDAVPPANFPSVKKNPRLDVVTYENPGVNRVLYLNTTKGPFQDVNVRKAFQSAADTATAVKVAYFGTLKAADNVVGPATLYYDPTVKSRWGFDLQKANQLLDNAGWNSKDSEGYRQKDGKRLTVTFVYATTNVEAADVTLFQAIQYQVKQAGFDLKLAPLDVGEFSTRTNANDYDIASNFFVRAEPDILRTVFDSAYAPPNGNNFARIGSLDEKLRRAVGAGDAERKQLYTDIQREIIDQAYVLPVYIPAYQLGLSKQVQGVSWATNAKPNFYDVWIKR, from the coding sequence ATGGAAAAAAAATCATCGGCCATGTGGTTTCCGTCGGCCAAACTCCTCTCCGTCGGCGCTTTATCACTGCTTTTCACCCTAACCCCCAGCGCATGGAGCGCAGAGAATAACGAACAACCGGTTCAGGGCGGCATACTCAATGTCGGGCTGGGCAGCGATACGCCAATCATCGATCCGCACATCACCGCCTATGGCGTAACGGCGCTGATCGCCCGCAACGTGGTGGATTCGCTGGTCGGCCAGGCGGAGGACAACAGCTTTACCCCCTGGCTGGCCGAGCGCTGGGAAATCAACGACGACAATACGTCCTACACCTTCTATCTGCGCAAAGACGTCACCTTCAGCGACGGCACCAAGCTGGATGCCGAAGCGGTAAAATACAACTTAGAGCGCATTCTCGATCCGAAAACCACCTCCAGCTACGCTAAATCGCTGTTAGGGCCGATCGACAACATCACCACGTCCGACGCCAACACGATCGTGATTCATTACTCTGCGCCGTTCGCGCCGCTGTTGCAGGGGCTGAGTCTGCCGTATCTGGGCATCCAGTCGCCGACTTATCTGAAGAAAACGCCGAATACCAGCAATACCGTCGTCGGCTCCGGCCCCTTTATTCTCGACTCCTTCGTCAAAGGCAGCGGCAGCAAGCTGAGTAAACGCGCGGATTACCACTGGGGGCCGGGTTACGCGAAACATACCGGTCCGGCGTATCTGGACGGCCTCACTTTTAAATATCTGCCGGAAGCCTCCGTCAGATTGGGCGCGTTGACCAGCGGCCAGATTCAGGCCATTGACGCCGTTCCGCCCGCGAATTTTCCCTCGGTGAAAAAGAATCCGCGTCTGGACGTGGTCACCTATGAAAACCCGGGCGTCAACCGCGTGCTCTACCTGAATACGACGAAAGGGCCGTTCCAGGATGTCAACGTTCGCAAGGCATTCCAGAGCGCGGCGGATACCGCGACGGCGGTGAAAGTGGCCTATTTCGGCACGCTGAAAGCGGCGGATAACGTTGTCGGTCCGGCAACGCTCTATTACGACCCGACGGTAAAATCGCGCTGGGGATTCGATCTGCAAAAGGCCAACCAATTGCTGGATAACGCGGGCTGGAACAGCAAAGACAGCGAGGGCTATCGTCAGAAAGACGGCAAACGCCTGACGGTCACTTTCGTCTACGCCACGACCAACGTCGAAGCCGCCGACGTCACGCTGTTCCAGGCGATTCAGTATCAGGTCAAACAGGCCGGATTCGATCTGAAGCTCGCTCCGCTGGATGTGGGCGAGTTCTCCACCCGAACCAATGCCAATGACTATGATATCGCCTCCAATTTCTTCGTCCGCGCCGAGCCAGATATTCTGCGCACGGTGTTTGATTCCGCCTACGCGCCGCCCAACGGCAACAACTTCGCGCGGATCGGCTCGCTGGACGAGAAACTGAGAAGAGCGGTGGGCGCCGGCGACGCCGAACGTAAACAGCTCTATACCGACATTCAGCGTGAAATCATCGATCAGGCCTATGTTCTCCCGGTCTATATTCCGGCTTACCAACTCGGTCTGTCGAAACAGGTACAAGGAGTAAGCTGGGCGACCAATGCAAAACCGAATTTCTACGATGTCTGGATTAAACGCTAA
- a CDS encoding ABC transporter permease produces MSGLNANLAGYAKRLLTILAVLWGAATLTFIAVKLIPGDPIAILSGGDNVVDDAYRAELTRQFGLDRPLWIQYLRYCAQALQGDFGISYQYRQPVLPVIADAMRETLPLALGGITLALILAVVSALVTAGRYHGLRRAVSWLELTLLSTPVYWIGIVLLSIFSFHLQWFPVTGNDGLISLALPVITLSLPLAAILSQVLRDGLEEALSQPFALTVRTRGVSETWLRIRHALRHAALAASTLTGTLLAGVLAGSVLTETVFGRAGIGQITLQAIETRDMPLVLGIVMLSALLFVVINLLVDALYLIIDPRLRKKANAHEQ; encoded by the coding sequence ATGTCTGGATTAAACGCTAATCTGGCGGGATACGCTAAACGTCTGCTCACCATTCTGGCCGTGCTCTGGGGCGCGGCCACATTGACGTTTATTGCCGTCAAACTCATTCCCGGCGATCCCATCGCCATTCTCAGCGGCGGCGACAATGTGGTGGATGACGCATACCGCGCCGAACTGACCCGCCAATTCGGTCTCGATCGGCCGCTGTGGATACAGTATCTGCGTTATTGCGCCCAGGCGTTGCAGGGCGATTTCGGCATTAGCTACCAGTATCGGCAGCCGGTGCTGCCGGTCATCGCCGACGCCATGCGCGAAACGCTGCCGCTGGCGCTCGGCGGAATAACGCTGGCGCTGATATTGGCCGTTGTCAGCGCGCTGGTCACCGCGGGGCGCTATCACGGACTGCGGCGCGCGGTTTCCTGGCTGGAGCTGACGCTGCTCAGCACGCCGGTGTACTGGATTGGCATCGTGCTGCTGAGTATCTTCAGCTTTCATTTGCAATGGTTTCCGGTAACCGGCAATGACGGGTTGATATCGCTGGCGCTGCCGGTGATCACGCTTAGCCTGCCGCTGGCGGCCATCCTGAGTCAGGTGCTGCGGGACGGGCTGGAAGAGGCGTTGTCCCAGCCGTTCGCCCTTACCGTACGGACCCGTGGCGTGAGCGAAACCTGGCTGCGCATTCGCCACGCGCTGCGCCATGCGGCGCTGGCGGCGTCAACGCTGACTGGTACGCTATTGGCCGGAGTGCTTGCCGGTTCGGTATTAACCGAAACGGTTTTCGGACGCGCCGGTATCGGGCAGATTACGCTGCAGGCGATTGAAACGCGCGATATGCCGCTGGTGCTGGGCATCGTGATGCTGTCCGCCTTGCTGTTTGTGGTGATCAACCTGTTGGTGGACGCCCTGTATCTGATTATCGATCCCCGTTTGCGCAAAAAGGCGAACGCCCATGAGCAGTGA